A genomic region of Lytechinus pictus isolate F3 Inbred chromosome 2, Lp3.0, whole genome shotgun sequence contains the following coding sequences:
- the LOC129254133 gene encoding paired box protein Pax-5-like isoform X2 — MTHKGKGGINQLGGVFANGRPLPIHIRHRILELAHLGLRPCDISRQLLVSHGCVSKILSRFAETGSILPGAIGGSKPRVSTPAVVTRIAQYKQENSSMFAWEIRERLLLDGICSKETLPSVSSINRILRNCSSEPEDRKENLNEDPLLHTKDSDCLHLPSSLSPTSPRRFPDDRRSLSTSPTDVSSMTPSSRRSSFAVDDILGLRDSQPTKRSRIEIVRNEKGSPDEPDQKKARRESGDVGESDVKKSVKRHPSDIALPQAEKWLDNKALKLLQQHSGADGSKAVVELPPSTTFLPARHPSIPPHHPLARWALPFLTLRGGQQFPQHQRPALPFHPSSIPHHPYHHPQPTIHPPHIIPHQSIVPHPGIPHPAMVHPRFALPIMDPDERDVPAGKRSALKPAIIGNDIRPRIMPFCIPTAVPSKLISS; from the exons ATGACGCATAAAGGTAAG GGTGGTATCAATCAACTTGGGGGCGTGTTTGCCAATGGTAGACCCCTCCCCATCCACATACGTCACCGCATTTTGGAACTGGCTCATCTTGGACTCCGCCCATGTGATATCTCGAGACAGCTACTCGTATCCCATGGTTGCGTCAGTAAGATACTGAGCAG GTTTGCTGAAACGGGCTCAATCTTACCGGGAGCCATTGGCGGGAGCAAACCCCGTGTGTCCACTCCCGCTGTGGTGACACGCATCGCACAGTACAAGCAGGAGAACTCCTCCATGTTTGCCTGGGAGATCCGGGAGCGATTGCTCCTGGATGGAATATGCAGCAAGGAGACACTGCCCAGTGTGAGCTCCATCAACAGGATCCTCCGAAACTGCTCCTCCGAACCCGAAGACAGAAAAG AGAATTTGAACGAAGATCCATTGCTTCACACCAAAGATTCGGACTGCCTTCACCTACCAAGCAGTCTGTCTCCCACATCACCGAGACGGTTTCCCGATGACAGGAGGTCCCTGTCGACGTCACCGACCGACGTCTCGTCCATGACGCCTTCATCGCGACGATCGTCCTTTGCCGTCGACGACATTTTAGGGCTTCGAGACTCCCAGCCGACAAAGAGATCAAGAATTGAAATCGTCAGGAACGAAAAGGGTAGTCCTGACGAACCAG ATCAAAAGAAGGCCCGACGGGAGTCGGGGGATGTTGGAGAATCCGATGTTAAGAAATCTGTAAAGCGCCATCCATCAGACATTGCTCTTCCCCAAGCAGAAAAATGGCTCGACAATAAG GCACTGAAATTATTACAGCAGCATTCTGGAGCCGACGGGTCTAAAGCAGTGGTCGAATTACCTCCTTCGACGACATTTCTTCCAGCCCGACATCCATCCATTCCCCCTCATCATCCACTGGCACGATGGGCGTTACCATTCCTTACCCTCCGAGGAGGGCAACAATTCCCACAGCACCAAAGACCGGCCCTACCGTTTCACCCCTCTTCCATACCCCACCACCCCTATCACCATCCCCAACCCACGATACACCCTCCGCACATCATACCTCACCAATCTATCGTGCCTCATCCCGGCATTCCGCATCCTGCCATGGTGCACCCGAGATTCGCTCTTCCGATCATGGATCCAGACGAACGTGATGTTCCCGCGGGAAAAAGGAGCGCTCTCAAACCCGCCATTATCGGGAACGACATCAGGCCCCGCATCATGCCGTTCTGTATTCCCACCGCTGTTCCAAGTAAACTGATATCATCATAA
- the LOC129254133 gene encoding paired box protein Pax-5-like isoform X1, whose translation MTHKGQGGINQLGGVFANGRPLPIHIRHRILELAHLGLRPCDISRQLLVSHGCVSKILSRFAETGSILPGAIGGSKPRVSTPAVVTRIAQYKQENSSMFAWEIRERLLLDGICSKETLPSVSSINRILRNCSSEPEDRKENLNEDPLLHTKDSDCLHLPSSLSPTSPRRFPDDRRSLSTSPTDVSSMTPSSRRSSFAVDDILGLRDSQPTKRSRIEIVRNEKGSPDEPDQKKARRESGDVGESDVKKSVKRHPSDIALPQAEKWLDNKALKLLQQHSGADGSKAVVELPPSTTFLPARHPSIPPHHPLARWALPFLTLRGGQQFPQHQRPALPFHPSSIPHHPYHHPQPTIHPPHIIPHQSIVPHPGIPHPAMVHPRFALPIMDPDERDVPAGKRSALKPAIIGNDIRPRIMPFCIPTAVPSKLISS comes from the exons ATGACGCATAAAG GCCAGGGTGGTATCAATCAACTTGGGGGCGTGTTTGCCAATGGTAGACCCCTCCCCATCCACATACGTCACCGCATTTTGGAACTGGCTCATCTTGGACTCCGCCCATGTGATATCTCGAGACAGCTACTCGTATCCCATGGTTGCGTCAGTAAGATACTGAGCAG GTTTGCTGAAACGGGCTCAATCTTACCGGGAGCCATTGGCGGGAGCAAACCCCGTGTGTCCACTCCCGCTGTGGTGACACGCATCGCACAGTACAAGCAGGAGAACTCCTCCATGTTTGCCTGGGAGATCCGGGAGCGATTGCTCCTGGATGGAATATGCAGCAAGGAGACACTGCCCAGTGTGAGCTCCATCAACAGGATCCTCCGAAACTGCTCCTCCGAACCCGAAGACAGAAAAG AGAATTTGAACGAAGATCCATTGCTTCACACCAAAGATTCGGACTGCCTTCACCTACCAAGCAGTCTGTCTCCCACATCACCGAGACGGTTTCCCGATGACAGGAGGTCCCTGTCGACGTCACCGACCGACGTCTCGTCCATGACGCCTTCATCGCGACGATCGTCCTTTGCCGTCGACGACATTTTAGGGCTTCGAGACTCCCAGCCGACAAAGAGATCAAGAATTGAAATCGTCAGGAACGAAAAGGGTAGTCCTGACGAACCAG ATCAAAAGAAGGCCCGACGGGAGTCGGGGGATGTTGGAGAATCCGATGTTAAGAAATCTGTAAAGCGCCATCCATCAGACATTGCTCTTCCCCAAGCAGAAAAATGGCTCGACAATAAG GCACTGAAATTATTACAGCAGCATTCTGGAGCCGACGGGTCTAAAGCAGTGGTCGAATTACCTCCTTCGACGACATTTCTTCCAGCCCGACATCCATCCATTCCCCCTCATCATCCACTGGCACGATGGGCGTTACCATTCCTTACCCTCCGAGGAGGGCAACAATTCCCACAGCACCAAAGACCGGCCCTACCGTTTCACCCCTCTTCCATACCCCACCACCCCTATCACCATCCCCAACCCACGATACACCCTCCGCACATCATACCTCACCAATCTATCGTGCCTCATCCCGGCATTCCGCATCCTGCCATGGTGCACCCGAGATTCGCTCTTCCGATCATGGATCCAGACGAACGTGATGTTCCCGCGGGAAAAAGGAGCGCTCTCAAACCCGCCATTATCGGGAACGACATCAGGCCCCGCATCATGCCGTTCTGTATTCCCACCGCTGTTCCAAGTAAACTGATATCATCATAA